One segment of Agromyces albus DNA contains the following:
- a CDS encoding sugar phosphate isomerase/epimerase family protein codes for MPSSPSVQLYTVRDAIANDLTATIARLAEIGFTRVEPYAFAERTDELARAFAAAGVTAPSGHATVIDAEDPALVFDAAEQLGIESVIDPFVPSERWQTADDAFRLADRVNELASLAGERNLRFGYHNHQWEFANKDQGRSVYSFFVERLSPDVILELDTFWSTVGGEDTPALLRALADRVKFLHVKDGIVNGDIATALPSSESALDVPDALAAAFKEQTPAGQGNVDVAAILAAAPDAIRVVEFDDYAHDIFEGVAESLAWLQENDK; via the coding sequence ATGCCTTCGTCACCGTCCGTCCAGCTGTATACCGTCAGGGACGCGATCGCGAACGACCTCACGGCCACGATCGCCCGACTCGCGGAAATCGGGTTCACCCGCGTCGAGCCGTACGCCTTCGCTGAGCGTACGGATGAGCTGGCGCGCGCATTCGCCGCGGCCGGCGTGACCGCACCCTCCGGCCATGCCACTGTCATCGATGCAGAAGACCCCGCCCTGGTCTTCGACGCTGCGGAGCAGCTCGGGATCGAGTCGGTCATCGATCCGTTCGTGCCCAGTGAGAGGTGGCAGACCGCCGATGATGCATTCCGACTCGCGGACCGCGTCAATGAACTCGCCTCGCTTGCGGGGGAGCGCAATCTCCGCTTCGGGTACCACAACCACCAGTGGGAGTTCGCGAACAAGGACCAGGGACGATCGGTCTACTCGTTCTTCGTCGAGCGGCTCTCGCCCGACGTGATCCTGGAGCTCGACACGTTCTGGTCGACCGTCGGTGGCGAGGACACGCCTGCGCTCCTGCGAGCCCTCGCTGATCGTGTGAAGTTTCTGCACGTCAAGGATGGAATCGTGAACGGCGACATCGCCACCGCCCTTCCCAGCAGCGAAAGCGCGCTCGACGTACCCGACGCTCTGGCCGCGGCGTTCAAGGAACAGACCCCCGCCGGTCAGGGCAACGTCGACGTAGCGGCGATCCTCGCCGCCGCACCGGACGCCATCCGCGTTGTCGAATTCGACGACTACGCACACGACATCTTCGAAGGTGTCGCGGAGTCGCTCGCCTGGCTGCAGGAGAACGACAAGTGA
- a CDS encoding Gfo/Idh/MocA family protein, with the protein MSGTGPVGVGIIGAGVISNTYLENMTSFPDLRVLFVADLDLDRARTQAEAYNVPSHGTVDELLAIDEIEIVVNLTIPRVHVEVDRRIIAAGKSVWSEKPLALDRDAASDLLAEAAAAGLRVACAPDTVLGAGIQTAMRAIARGDIGEPLTATTMFHVPGPELWHPNPDFLYAIGAGPLLDIGPYYLTALVHAFGAVDQISAVSSRSHDRRIIGSGPRQGEQFPVEVPTHHAALVSFESGQSAQTTFSFQNALSRAGMVEISGTEGTLVLPDPNTFEGDSTLYRFGSEVPQVITATGSFHGRGSGVVDLARALRGGPTETASGTLASHVLDTLLAIADSAERREGVEVTSTVEKPTPFAESWDPAESTL; encoded by the coding sequence GTGAGCGGCACGGGACCCGTCGGCGTCGGCATCATCGGCGCCGGCGTCATCAGCAACACCTATCTCGAGAACATGACGAGCTTCCCCGACCTTCGGGTGCTGTTCGTCGCTGACCTCGACCTCGATAGGGCGCGCACCCAGGCGGAGGCGTACAACGTCCCATCCCACGGCACCGTAGATGAGCTGCTTGCGATCGACGAGATCGAGATCGTCGTCAATCTGACGATCCCCAGAGTTCATGTGGAGGTCGACCGGCGGATCATCGCGGCCGGAAAGAGCGTGTGGAGTGAGAAGCCGCTCGCGCTCGACCGAGACGCGGCATCGGACCTGCTTGCCGAAGCAGCGGCGGCCGGACTCCGGGTGGCCTGCGCGCCCGACACCGTCCTGGGAGCGGGGATCCAGACGGCGATGCGTGCGATCGCCCGCGGTGACATCGGTGAGCCGCTGACCGCGACGACGATGTTCCACGTTCCTGGCCCGGAGCTGTGGCACCCCAATCCTGACTTCCTGTATGCGATCGGTGCCGGTCCGCTGCTGGATATAGGGCCGTACTACCTCACGGCTCTGGTCCATGCATTCGGCGCGGTCGATCAGATATCCGCGGTGTCCTCCCGATCCCACGACCGCCGGATCATCGGCAGCGGTCCCCGGCAGGGGGAGCAGTTCCCGGTCGAGGTGCCCACCCATCACGCAGCACTGGTCAGCTTCGAATCGGGACAGTCCGCACAGACGACCTTCAGCTTCCAGAACGCGCTGTCCCGCGCGGGAATGGTGGAGATCAGTGGAACGGAGGGCACCCTGGTGCTTCCCGACCCGAACACCTTCGAGGGCGACAGCACGCTCTATCGTTTCGGCTCGGAGGTGCCGCAGGTCATCACGGCCACCGGTTCATTCCATGGCCGTGGCTCCGGCGTCGTCGACCTCGCTCGAGCCTTGCGCGGTGGGCCTACCGAAACGGCCAGCGGTACACTCGCGAGTCATGTTCTCGACACGCTCCTCGCGATCGCCGACTCCGCTGAGCGCCGTGAGGGGGTAGAGGTGACTTCAACCGTGGAGAAGCCAACGCCGTTCGCGGAGTCGTGGGATCCAGCCGAATCCACCCTCTGA